The window CTCCCAGACGGTGCAGCCAATAGCGAGGCAGctcggcgggcgggcggggccggagGCCGTGCGGGCTTAGGGCCTCAGGGTCAGAGGACCCGCGGCCGCCCGCCTCCGGGGTGGACTGGGGTGCACCGTCCTTAGGCCATTAGGCCTCGGCAAAGGCTCTGCGGGGCTCAGGCCACACTTTCTTACGGCAGCCAAGCAGGGAACAGACTGGACACCCCCCCTCCCAGGTTTGGTGTCGCCTTTTCCTGTACCCCACCCAGCACCTGGTAGGGGTGCGGTCTCGCAGCAACCTCGCCACTCCACTCTGTCTCCCTAAGTCGAACGTGAACTTGGGGCAGAAGAGACCTCATTCCAACCCACAGgaggcgggtggggtggggggcagccgcCCCCTCTGGCCCTCCTCACTCCTCCTGCAGCCTCTGAGACCTGCCCATCTCATTCTGCGGGCAGAGTCCGGGCGCGGCTTCCTCTTAAGCTCCCTGTGTTCTACGTGCTGCTGCCCCCAcactccccacaccccagcccccaccgcTGTCCACCGAAATGGTCACCGAAGTGACCCTTCGGCCCCTCTAGCCTGTCCCCCTTCACCTCGCTGTGGCTGGACACCGAATCTTCCCCCTCTTCTAGCTGGCAGGGTCTTCTCTTCAATCTCTGCCTGACTTCCTCATGTTCTCATGCTGCTAAATCTACCTATGCCTTTCCTAGATTAGAAGCCCATGGAGTCGGAGTGGTGGGTAAGAGAAGGACCTGTTGTAAGGTTCTGTGTCCCCCGACACCTTTTAAACTAGAACAGCCCTGTTTATGTTATAAACTTGGgttcctgaaatattttatttgaggaAAAAGAAGTTCTGCTGTTTGAAAATCATTATGCTTAGCAGAaaggctctgtgaccttgggcaagtcactttgcctctctgggcctctgttactttctttgtaaaatggtaGTTGACCAGGTCAGTCCTTCCTAACCTTTCATGGCTCACGGAACACATAAACAAATGTATTTGTCATTTGAGAATAAGGGGAAGAGGAAGACGGCATCCTGGGTACCCCGTCCAGCCCCTCCCAGGCACCCAGGTACTGGTCTGTAGCCAGTCTATAACTCACACTTGGTTCACCCACTGAAAAGCTTGAGACTTGAGAATCTCCAgggttccttccagctctgacccACAAGAGCCTCTCTGGCAATCAGCTCAGACAGGGAAGCTGAGACAAGAAGCGGGGGGCGGAGGGACAAACTGCAGGTGTTTCCAGCTCCAGGCAGCAGTCCCGGCCAGGCCACAAGGCTGGGATTAGGGGTGGCACCAGAGCCACGGACACTTGCAGATCTTGCCTGGTCCTAGATACTATGGGGAGAGGTCTCCCTTCCCTGGTCACTCCATACCCCAGGGTCctgctggggtgggtgggtatgTCCTGACTATGATTTAAAAACTCATCctggaaaaataacttttgtgAAAATTCTACCCTGGGGCCAGTGGGGAATGGGTGGTAATGTGGCACAGTGACTGCCAGCCTGGGGTTCtctcctgggggggtgggggtctctgAATAGACACACAAGCCAAGCCCCACCCCTGCGTGTCTCTCTTGGGGGCTTCAAGACAACACGTAGACCtccagcaggctggagacagCGTGCATACGGTAGAAGATGCCGAAAGGCAGGCAGATGTTGACGATGGCTGCCCAGAGCGAGTAGCCATAGAAGTCCACTTCCACAGTGTTGCTGAAGTGAGGACGGGCTCCGAAGGCAGGCATGATCCACAGctgtgcagagagaggggtgcATCAGGACCTGGCCTGGCTGGCCTTGAGGGTCATTTCTGTGGGCTTtgctggggcaggggtgtggcAAGATGGGGGTCCCAGCCCTCCAGTTTGTTGGACGGCAAGGGCTGGGTGTTGGTGAGTGGGGACCTTTGGCGTCTTGGGTAGGACCTGGCACTCACTTAAGCAGCTCGGGAAATGCAGCCAACTGAATTTGCTCACCCCCAGGCTGGGGCTCCCCCTGTGATCACATCTACCCTGTTATTATGGCTCATTTGTGAGATGCGGAGGTGGGGAAAATAGATGATGTGAGAATTTGGTACAAATGGCTAAATCAGCAGCTCTGCCCTGGAGAGATGTATGCCCGGTGTTGGTGGAGCCAGACAGGctcagggcgggggagggggtatGTCAGGATCCACCCAGAAGTGTAACCCCCACCACCCTCCATGATCTCTGTTCTCCAGCTCCACCCCTTTCCCAGGTCTGGGAGGATGTGAAAGCTGGAATCATGCTATCTCTCTGGCTGGAGCTCAGACGGTTGGGGTGTGGGGTATGAGGCAAAGAACGATGGCTTCTGGGCCAGCCCCACCCTCTTCAACCCCAGTTCACTGTGCCCTTGGACACACACAGCCCCTTTCTGAGCCTCCTTGGGTCATGCGAAATGAAGGGGTTGGAGACGATGTTCCTAGAGTTGACCCAGGAACAGATACCTGGAGAAAAACAGCCTCCCAGAAAGTGGTTCTCAGCCTGCAGTTGGGACCTGGGGGCTGAAGGTGAGGgcggggccaggctgggggcgggCTTCCAGGTTGGCCCAAGATACAAGGAGGTTTTGAGCCTTATTGCTTTTACTGGAGGTTCAAAGATTGGTGAtcactcttttcctcctccttcttcttcttcttcttttttctttaacagattATCTGCTGGTTGGGAAGTACTCACAGTGGGGACACACTAAGAATGCACCCAAGGCAGGCCTGTTGGTATATTTTCCAGAGTGTGCACTGGTGTGGAATCACTCTGGAGATGTGCCCAACATCGGGATAGACCCACATTAAGGGTGTTTGTATATTAGGGATCTTATTCTGTTGGAGGTTGCGGCTGAGAGGGCCATTTTTATATCGAATGAAGCTTCAGAAGACGTGTTCTTTATGTGGGATGTGCTCACACGCGTACATGTTTACATATGAGAACTTTCCCTCCTGGGGATTAGATCCATACTGGACTATTTCTCCATTAGGTTATAGCCACACGAGGGGTATTTCCTGATCGGGGTGTGCCTTCATGGAGAGTGTTTTTGCCCTGGAGTGGAGTCTGTTGCTAACACAGGAGTTTCTCTTAGTAAGGGGTTTTGCTGAATTAGCAGGGAGGGGGCGCTGTTGTGAACACCCCCCCCTTCCAGGCCAGCCCGTAGCTGCGCTCTGTTGAGACTGCTTGCACTTATGCTGGTCTCTGTTACTTCCTGATGCTGCTCCAATTATCCTGAGAAACAGGCTGGTCACAAGTTCCCAGGAGAAGTCACACCTTCTACCTAGGGGTGAGGGCACCCCCACTCCACACCACAGCTCCCTCTCACCTCCACCCAGCCCCCATGCCAGCATTTCCCGGGGCCCTTCCAGTGCCATCTGCAGCCTAGACACCAGAAGGCTGGGATTTCATTGTCCCTCTCTGCCCTGAGATGCTGTTTGCCTGGGGGCTGCATCTGACCCTCTCTGAACCTCTTTTTCTCCTACAGAGCTTTAGTGTTTTTGAGTGCGCTGGGGGCAAGACAGAGAAGGCCGAGTGAATAAACCTGGAAGAACATCCTTCCTTGGCTTTCTCTTCCCCCCAGCCcatccccatctccccacccaaccccGACCCTCAGTTACTCACGATGACATTGCAAagcaggagaaacagagaaatgtcCTTCAGGCACCGGCGTCTCCAGTGTCCCCTGGGGGCCAAGATGACGGCCACTGCTTCCTGAGCGCCCTCTGGGCTGGGACCAACCAGCCTGGGGGTGGATGGGCAGGCAGGCAAGGTGTGGAGGGCATCCAGGTTGGCAAAGGTCAGGCCATGGCAGGGCTCCTTGGGGGTGGTATCACGAGGCTCAACCCCGGGTGGTCCCCGGTGGAGGCTCTCAATGATGAACACATTCTGGAAGGTGTGCTGGGCAATCATGAGCAGAGCATGGGCTAGGTTGAGCCCCCCGAGTAGGTCCCTGGGTGCGCCCACCACCACAGCTACAATAGAGTAGTAGGAAATAGCGTATTGACCCAGGGCGGCACCCATCAACAGCGCCACGTCCAGGGTTCGAGTGGGGTTCTTATGGTGATCCATGGCCCGGCGATCAAAACGGtagatgactgagccactcaggctgaCCAAGGTCATGAGGCCCAGACAGATGATGTTGAAGCTGTAATAGATGACCAGGGCCTGCTGGGTgcggcccccctccccactcacttgGACCTCGTAGATGATGAAGACGGCCAGCCCCACCACAAAGAGCATCAGGCCCAGGATTGGGCCAGCGAAAAAGGTCTCCCGGAAGAGGCTGACCCGGGACGGGGTGTGGCCGTGGCCATGGGTGGAGGAGGCCAGCAGCCTGCCCACATTCTTCCACATGACATACAGCATGGTGGAAGCAAAGAGGCTGTACTCAATGTTAAAGGGATACAGGTAGAAATAACCCTGCTGGAAGATCTGGCAGATGGCTGTGTTGCACGGACAGTCTCCTCCCACCGAGCTGCCTGCACGCTCCGCTgtggagagaggggcacagagctggactgCCCTCCCGCCTTCCTGGAGGCACCCCACCTGAAGAGCCTCGCCTTTAGACTGTGACTTTTGTTAGGGTGGAATCACAGTTGGACATGTTCACTACCTTATCCCAAACACCTGCACTGGGCCTGACATGTTCATTCATTGTACcaggtatttattgagcgcctactatgtgccagagatGTCAGTAAACAATAATAGCTGGCGCTCGATGAACACACATCTGTACTGCAGAACTGCCCTGTGTCCTTTAGGCAGACATTTCCAATCCTTCCCAGCTAGTAATCACCCCTGGCTCCCCAGCATAGGAGAGTTCTGGTCCTGAGAGATGGTGGCCCTCCTGGGAACCCCGAAAGTTCAAGCTTCCTTGCAGCTCTCCCCAACATCCGACTCAGCCCAGAATGTGAGCTGCTTTGCCTGGGAGTCTCCTGTGACCTCCCCTCATTTTGGTTTGCAGCCCGTCTATAAGAACCTTGCCGTGTCCAGAGTGCACTTTATAGAATGCCTTGGATCTTGGCAAACATCTCTTTCAATCCCCAGAACTATGCCCGCTGGTTTTGCaggtgcagaaactgaggctcacataAGTAAAGTGTGGCTTGTGAGGGCAGAGCTATTGACCTACCTCCCAACCCCTGGGTAGATGCCTTTCTAATGCGCCTCTCTGCACCCCTGGGGCCCCAGTATGTTAAGTTGGCCACCTCTTCGGGTTGTTTTAAACCATCCTCAGGAACTCTCTGTATGTGCAAGGTGGCCCTTTATCAGTCCTGCTGGGCTGGGCTCTCCTCTATGCTTTCCGTTCCTGGACCCTtccatcctgtgtgtgtgtgtgtgtgtgtgtgtgtgtgtgcacgcgcgcgcatctgtgtgcgtgtgtgtgttcaggCAAAGTCCAGTTGGACCTAGTCATCTAGTCTGGTCCTGGTTGGTGGGAGACCCTACAGAAGTCGAGAGAACTAGGACCAGGGGGCCTATGGACCCTATTTTTCCTCAGTATAGCATATTGGTTCAAAGCAAAGATGGATCTCAACACTAGTTCTCCAATTtcaagctctgtgaccttgagtaaaCTATTTAACCTTCTATGCCTTactttctgtatctgtaaaatgggaataataatagtgccCATCTCATTGGGAAGTTGTGAGGGTTAAGTAAGACCAAGTGTCTAGGacacttagcacagcacctgacatACAGAGTCAGTAAAATGTCACTATTGTCGTTGTGATTATTCTTTCTAGCTTCTTCTTGACAGACTCTAGCCCATGCTTCTGCCATCAAGCCaactctgcctcccttcccttctctccacttTGATCAcccttgccttttcattctggaGCCCAAGTCTTTGGTGGAATGGAGACCTGAACCATGGGGCCAAGGCCGCATCCTCCAGAATGAGAAGATGCCCCCTGACGCCCTCCCTCAGGTGTCACCTGCGCCTGTATGGAGCCTGGAGGAGGGGAAGCTCTCCTCCCTTGGGAGGGCAAGGGAGACTGACTGTCCTGGTGCACAAGCATCCAACCCAAGGCCTAGAAGTCCCAGACCAGGGTTAATCTGGAGTGAACACTCACGGTCAGGAGCGAAGCGGTGGTGGCTGGTGTTGCTGTGGGAACTGTCATAGGAGTGAGTCTGGTGCACGGACTCGTCCACCACGGCCGCCATCCAGATGGCCAGGTTGGTGGTGAGGGTGAACATGAGACCACACCTGTTTGGAGAGGGGGAGCAAAGAGGCCAGTGGGAGTCTGGCCCATCGTGGGTCCCTGGGGCAGATGGAGAACTGGGGAGCTAGATTAGGAGATGATGCTGGGAAGCAAGAAAGCGGTCAGGCCCCTGTGTGAACAGAGAAGTTGAGTTTGGAAGGCACTCTAAGTCTGGCCAGGATGCTACCCAAGAGAGGGCATGGGGCGGGGAAGGGGTTCAGAGGCTCAGGCCACTGCTGCTCCCTCTTCTAGAGGAAAGCACATATAATTTACCACACAACCCATCCCACcaaaacacacaggcacacacatatacacagtaCACACAGCACAGGACAAAATGGTGGAAATCTTGCTGGTGAAGCAAAGGGGCCTTGGTTGAAACCACACCCAGGCGGCAGAAAGTGGACCCCATGCCCCAGGTTAGAAAGCCCTCATCTCTCATGCCAGATGGGCATTGAGCTGTGGAGCAGGGACTCACCGGGTCAGATCCAGGTGGACGTGAATACAGTCCTTAGCGGAGACCCAGAGAAAGTAAGTCTGTTGAGAGAGAgcggcggggtggggtgggggggggggtggggtggggggggtggggagaggtcacTCACTCTGCAGATGGGCTAAACTCTGGAGTTCCCATGTCCAAACCCAGCAGAATGTTCTCTCTACCTCAAGAACCACCCATACTAGCTTACCAAGTTTTTACAAAAGGAGTTGGGAGCTTTCTTTCTATGGAACAGTTTATATAAAATAGTTTTCGTGTTCTTTCAGAGTCTGCAAACCGTTACCTGTAAACTCTTGGCATTTTGGGGGTCAAcatcccctgccccacctctgtCCTTTGTTTCCTTGAAATGCTTGCTCTCACCTGGTTGCCAATAAATCCTTGTCATGGTATTTGTTGATGTGGGGGTATCTGCAATTTCATTTTACCCAAGTACCCTTCAAACCCATAAAATGTAGAAGAGTAAAACTATATAAGTACCAAAGTCATAAGTATGTTGAACTGTGGAAATCTGCACAGCAGGGGTGATGTTTCAGGAGATGGAACCCTACATGTGGTCATTCTGGTCATGATACAGGGCTGAGATCTGCCTGATCTGGTCCCATGTAAGACCAGTCCTGCCTCAGCTCAATCATGAGACCTTTCAGTGTTATTTatgcaacaaataaaaaaatatatatatacttgaacTTGTTTGAACCCTATTTCCTGAACAAATAAAGAACATATGGGCAGTAGCTGAGGCCAAACAGGCCATGCCCACAGCGGGATCCTGGGCTGAGAATGATGCCCTCTACTGGCACCCAGGGAGGGCAAGCCAGGTTCTAGGAGACATGGCAGCTGCCACAACCCAGACATACTAGATGTTGATATTGTCACTGCTTAGGTTGAAATGAAATCACAAGACCCCTAAGTAGGAGCTCACATTTGGATATTACTTCTTTACTGAGTGCTTCCGGATTTATGGACTCATATCATACACACTACAGTCCTATCCCCACCTTATTTGATTGCTCAGGGTCGAAGAGGAGTGGAGATCTCCTGACCTCATGCCAGATGCTGGCTCCTTCCACCACACTCAGGAACACTCTTCCCACCCACCTGGACGATGACAAACACGGCCTGGGTGAGAGGGTGCAGGATCTTGATGGCTGACTGGCACTCAAAGAAACTGGAGTAGTAGCCAGTCTTGAAGACATCCATGACGAGAGTGCAGATCCCAAACAGCACCAGCCCGCCtgggagtgaggggtgggggatgggtcaGAGGCAACGGTTTATAGATCTGACGATGGATGGCTAGATGGGTGGTgggttggatggttggatggatg of the Neofelis nebulosa isolate mNeoNeb1 chromosome 16, mNeoNeb1.pri, whole genome shotgun sequence genome contains:
- the OTOP2 gene encoding proton channel OTOP2 — protein: MSEELAQGPKESPPAPRAGSREVWKKGGRLLSVLLAVNVLLLACTLISGGAFNKVAVYDTDVFALLTTMMLLASLWTLFYLLRTVRCPNAVPYRDAHAGPIWLRGGLVLFGICTLVMDVFKTGYYSSFFECQSAIKILHPLTQAVFVIVQTYFLWVSAKDCIHVHLDLTRCGLMFTLTTNLAIWMAAVVDESVHQTHSYDSSHSNTSHHRFAPDPERAGSSVGGDCPCNTAICQIFQQGYFYLYPFNIEYSLFASTMLYVMWKNVGRLLASSTHGHGHTPSRVSLFRETFFAGPILGLMLFVVGLAVFIIYEVQVSGEGGRTQQALVIYYSFNIICLGLMTLVSLSGSVIYRFDRRAMDHHKNPTRTLDVALLMGAALGQYAISYYSIVAVVVGAPRDLLGGLNLAHALLMIAQHTFQNVFIIESLHRGPPGVEPRDTTPKEPCHGLTFANLDALHTLPACPSTPRLVGPSPEGAQEAVAVILAPRGHWRRRCLKDISLFLLLCNVILWIMPAFGARPHFSNTVEVDFYGYSLWAAIVNICLPFGIFYRMHAVSSLLEVYVLS